Proteins encoded within one genomic window of Xylophilus sp. GOD-11R:
- the sctR gene encoding type III secretion system export apparatus subunit SctR, with protein MNFQTGDVVTLATLAILAGLLPFLVMSLTSFVKIVVVLNLVRNALGVQQVPPTMVINGLALVLTAYILMPVARETMDAVKNKPEASISQRAVDLIEAAREPFRSFLSKHAHEREKRYFLKSAADLWPKKDAEDLRPDDLMVVAPAFVVSELAEGFRIGFLLYLAFIVVDLVVANVLVAIGLTQASPTNIAIPLKLLLFVVLDGWSALLHGLVQTYR; from the coding sequence ATGAACTTCCAGACGGGCGATGTCGTCACGCTGGCAACCCTCGCCATCCTGGCGGGCTTGCTGCCGTTCTTGGTGATGTCGTTGACTTCGTTCGTCAAGATCGTGGTGGTGCTGAACCTCGTGCGCAACGCGCTCGGCGTGCAGCAAGTGCCGCCGACCATGGTGATCAACGGCCTGGCGCTGGTGCTGACCGCCTACATCCTCATGCCGGTCGCCCGCGAGACGATGGATGCGGTCAAGAACAAGCCCGAGGCCAGCATTTCGCAGCGTGCGGTCGACCTGATCGAGGCTGCCAGAGAGCCATTTCGCAGCTTTCTTTCCAAGCATGCGCACGAACGCGAGAAGCGCTATTTCCTGAAGTCGGCGGCCGACCTGTGGCCGAAGAAGGATGCCGAAGACCTGCGCCCCGACGACCTGATGGTGGTGGCGCCGGCTTTCGTCGTCAGCGAGCTGGCGGAGGGTTTCCGTATCGGCTTCCTGCTGTACCTGGCGTTCATCGTGGTCGACTTGGTCGTCGCCAACGTGCTGGTGGCCATCGGGCTGACGCAGGCCTCGCCCACCAACATCGCCATTCCCCTGAAGCTGTTGCTGTTCGTCGTGCTCGACGGCTGGTCGGCCCTGTTGCACGGCCTCGTGCAAACCTATCGTTGA
- the sctS gene encoding type III secretion system export apparatus subunit SctS, with the protein MNPDDIVRFTSQAMLVCLLASLPAIVASAVIGLLVAFIQAVTSLQDASISHGIKLLIVSAVIAVTASWSAARIVHFSQTLLQAAFRP; encoded by the coding sequence ATGAATCCCGACGACATCGTCCGCTTCACATCGCAGGCCATGCTGGTCTGCCTGCTGGCTTCGTTGCCGGCCATCGTGGCCTCGGCCGTCATCGGATTGCTGGTGGCCTTCATCCAGGCCGTCACGTCCTTGCAGGACGCCAGCATTTCGCACGGCATCAAGCTCCTGATCGTGTCGGCCGTCATCGCGGTCACCGCTTCGTGGTCGGCTGCGCGGATCGTCCATTTCTCGCAGACCCTGTTGCAGGCGGCGTTCCGTCCATGA